CACGTCCGGCGCGCCAATCTGGAGGGGCAGGATGTAGTTACCAAAGCCCCAGACAACTGGCGTAGCAAACAGCAGCAGCATCACGGTGCCGTGCATGGTGAACAGCTGGTTGAACTGCTCATTGGACAGGAACTGCAGACCCGGGGTGAAAAGCTCCGCACGGATCAGCAATGCCATAAAGCCACCGAGGAAGAAGAAGCTGAAGGCCATGATCAAGTACATGATGCCCAGCTGCTTGTGGTCGGTGGTGGTTAAAAATACCCAAGCCTTTGAACCGGTCTTTTCCCTACCGGTCGGCTCTGGACGTGTGGGAGCGACGTAATCGTCGACCCGTGGCGCCACAGCGGTCATAGAATCCTCCTGAATAACAAAGTGTCAGCGGACCGGGTCCACCTACACCTAGGTTTACTTCGATTATATTAGGACATTTTCCCCTGTTCTTGCCAGCTTCTCTTAAAGGTCTTTCAGCTTGGGGGTATCCCCCCCAATAACCACAACCGTCACATACCCCCAGCACGTGGGGCGGGCATCATTTAAGGTTTACATTCTTTGGGCTAGGTATGGGTGTCGCATGTCACAGCGGTTGCGAGATATGCAGGTCAAAAACCGGAAAACGCACCCCCGCTCGTTATCAACCTTTCGGTTGAGTGTGAAGCGAAGGTGCGCGGGGACTAGGAACGGCTAGAAGTCCCAGTCATCATCCGTGGTGTCCTCGGCCTTGCCGATGACATAGGACGAACCCGAGCCGGAGAAGAAGTCGTGATTCTCGTCGGCGTTGGGCGAAAGAGAGGACAGGATAGCCGGCGAGACGCGGGTCTCATCGGCCGGGAAGAGGCCCTCAAAGCCCAGGTTATTCAGGGCCTTGTTGGCGTTATAGCGCAAGAAGCGCTTGACGTCTTCGGTCCAGCCCAGCTCGTCGTAGAGATCCTCGGTGTAGTCGATCTCGTTGTCATAGAGCTCGAAGGCCAGATCGAAGGTATAGTCCTTCAATTCCTCTTGCCGCTTTTCATCCAGCTTCTTGTATTCCTGCTGGAACTTATAGCCAATGTAGTAGCCGTGCACGGCTTCGTCGCGGATGATCAGCCGGATGATATCGGCAGTATTGGTCAGCTTCGCGCGGGAAGAGAAGTACATCGGCAGATAGAAGCCGGAGTAGAACAAGAAGGACTCGAGCAGCGTGGAGGCCACCTTCTTCTTCAACGGGTCATCACCGTTGTAGTAGGCCAGGATGATCTTGGCCTTCTTCTGCAGGTTCTCGTTTTCCTCGGACCAGCGGAAGGCATCATTGATCATCGGGGTGGAAGCCAAGGTCATAAAGATATTGGAATAGGACTTGGCGTGCACCGACTCCATGAAGGCGATATTGGTATATACCGCCTCCTCGTGCAGGGTCTGCGAATCCGGAAGCAAGGAGATCGCACCGACTGTGCCCTGGATGGTATCCAGCAGCGTCAGGCCGGTAAAGACCCGCATGGTGGTTTCTTTTTCTTTTTCCGTCAGCGTCTTCCAGCTGGGGAGATCATTAGAGACTGGGACCTTTTCCGGGAGCCAGAAGTTACCGGTCAACCGCTCCCATACCTCGAGGTCTTTGTCATCGGGGATGGTATTCCAGTTGATAGCTTTTACCGGGCTGTCATGACTAGCAACGTAGTCATCGTATTCGTGCGACACGCGATGTCACTCCAATGCTTCACTGTGTAGAATTTCGAGTCCCAGCATACCCAATGCCGCCCTACCTCATCCCGCCGCACCGCGTCTATAATAAAAGCGCATTACACAGCCAGGAAAGGACGCCCGCGCCATGGCAGAAACCACTCCCCTTTTAGGCCCTGTAGTAGACCAGCTGGGCACGGATATCGTCAGCGGGGACATGGCGGAAGGCACGCGGTTTCGCCTTGGGGACATCGAAAAGCGCTTTGGCATCTCCCGCACCGTGGCGCGCGAGGCCATGCGCACCCTCGAGCACTTAGGGATGGTTTCTTCTGGGCGCCGGGTGGGCCTTAAGGTGCTGCCGCGCAGCAGCTGGGCGGTCTATGATCCCGCCGTCATTTCGTGGCGGCTGGGCCACGATAGAACGCGCGCGGAACAGGTCGCGCGCCTCAACGAGCTGCGCCTTGGCATCGAGCCGGTGGCGGCGCAGCTTGCCGCGCGCAATGCTAGCCCGCAGCAGCGCCGCGAATTGCTGCGGCTAGCAGAAAGGCTCAGCGAGCTCGAGACCACCCCTTCCCCACGGGTAGGCGAAGAACTCGAAACCGACCTGCAATTCCATACCCTCATCCTGGAGGCCTCCGGCAACGAGATGATCGCCGCGTTGGCGCCAGCCTTGCTGGCCATCTTGAAGGGCAAATCCGTCTTTGGTTCCCGCAAGCGGGATCCGATTCGCGGCACGACGCAGCTACATATGGATTTAGCGCGGGAGATCGACGCCGGCGAGGCCGAAGCCGCCGAGCGCACCTCCCGCGCTATCCTGGACCGCGCCCGCACTTAGAGCATGCAGGAAACGCAGCCCTCGATCTCGGTGCCTTCCAGGGCCATCTGGCGCACGCGGATGTAGTACAAGGTCTTAATGCCCTTGCGCCAAGCGTAAATCTGTGCCTTATTCACGTCGCGGGTGGTGGCGGTGTCCTTGAAGAACAGCGTCAGCGATAGCCCCTGGTCCACGTACTTGGTGGCCTCAGCGTAGGTATCAACGATCTTCTCGTAACCAATCTCGTACGAGTCCTTGAAGTACTCCAAGTTGTCGTTATCCATATGCGATGCCGGGTAGTACACGCGGCCAATCTTGCCTTCCTTGCGGATTTCAATCTTGGAGGCAATCGGGTGGATCGACGAGGTGGAATTGTTGATATAGGAAATCGAGCCCGTCGGCGGCACCGCCTGCAGGTTGCGGTTGTAGAGGCCGTGCTTGGCGACGTCCTCCTTCAACTCCGCCCAGTCCTCTGCGGTGGGGGTGTAGATAGAGGAGGCATCGAAAAGAGCCTTGACCTTTTCGGTGCGCGGCTGGAACTCCGCCGGATCATAGGAATCAAAGAACTCGCCGCTGGCGTAATCGGATTCGGGGAACTCGGTGAAGGTCGTGCCGCGCTCGCGGGCGATCTTATTAGAAGCGCGCAGGGCGGCGTACATGATGGCCGCGAAGTAGGCGTTGGTGAAGTCCAAGCCCTCCTCGGAGCCGTACTCGATGTGCTCGCGACCCAAGTAACCGTGCAGGTTCATCTGGCCCAAGCCGATAGCGTGCGAGTCATCGTTGCCCTTGCGCACGGACGGAACGGAATCGATGGAGGTCTTATCCGCCACCGAGGTCAGCCCGCGAATCGCGGTCTCCACCGTTTGGGAGAAGTCCGGCGAGTCCATGGTCATGGCGATATTCAGCGAACCCAGGTTGCAGGAAATATCGTTGCCCACCTGGCCATAAGAAAGATCCGCGTTGAGCTCGGAAGCGGAGTTGACCTGCAAGATCTCCGAGCACAGGTTGGACATATTAATGCGGGAGGTCTTGACCGGGTTGGCGCGGTTTACCGTATCTTCATACATGATGTACGGGTAGCCGGACTCGAACTGCAGCTCCGCCACGGTTTGGAAAAAGTGGCGCGCGTTGATCTTCTTCTTCCGGATGCGCGGGTCCTCGACCATTTCTTCGTAGTGCTCGGTAACGGAGATATCGCCGAAGGCCTTACCGTAGACGCGCTCGACGTCATACGGCGAGAACAGGTACATATCGTCGTTGTTCTTGGCCAGCTCGAAGGTGATATCCGGGATCACCACGCCCAAGGACAGGGTCTTAATGCGGATCTTTTCATCCGCGTTCTCGCGCTTGGTGTCGAGGAAGTTCATGATGTCCGGGTGGTGGGCGTTGAGGTAGACCGCGCCCGCGCCCTGGCGCGCACCGAGCTGGTTAGCGTAGGAGAATGCATCCTCCAGCATCTTCATCACAGGGATGACGCCAGAAGACTGGTTCTCGATGTGCTTAATCGGCGCGCCGGATTCGCGGATATTGGACAGCAGCAGGGCCACGCCACCGCCGCGCTTGGACAGCTGCAGCGCGGAGTTGATGGAACGGCCGATGGATTCCATATTGTCTTCGATGCGGAGCAGGAAGCAGGAAACCAATTC
This is a stretch of genomic DNA from Corynebacterium accolens. It encodes these proteins:
- the nrdF gene encoding class 1b ribonucleoside-diphosphate reductase subunit beta, which encodes MSHEYDDYVASHDSPVKAINWNTIPDDKDLEVWERLTGNFWLPEKVPVSNDLPSWKTLTEKEKETTMRVFTGLTLLDTIQGTVGAISLLPDSQTLHEEAVYTNIAFMESVHAKSYSNIFMTLASTPMINDAFRWSEENENLQKKAKIILAYYNGDDPLKKKVASTLLESFLFYSGFYLPMYFSSRAKLTNTADIIRLIIRDEAVHGYYIGYKFQQEYKKLDEKRQEELKDYTFDLAFELYDNEIDYTEDLYDELGWTEDVKRFLRYNANKALNNLGFEGLFPADETRVSPAILSSLSPNADENHDFFSGSGSSYVIGKAEDTTDDDWDF
- the nrdE gene encoding class 1b ribonucleoside-diphosphate reductase subunit alpha; translated protein: MSTQLGKTVAEPVSQEEQLDYHALNAMLNLYDGDGKIQFDKDREAANQFFLQHVNQNTVYFHDLEEKIDYLVRNKYYDPAVIEAYDFEFIKSLFKRAYSYKFRFKSFLGAYKYYTSYTLKTFDGRRYLERFEDRVSMTALFLGDGDAELAEHLVDEIMTGRFQPATPTFLNAGKQQRGELVSCFLLRIEDNMESIGRSINSALQLSKRGGGVALLLSNIRESGAPIKHIENQSSGVIPVMKMLEDAFSYANQLGARQGAGAVYLNAHHPDIMNFLDTKRENADEKIRIKTLSLGVVIPDITFELAKNNDDMYLFSPYDVERVYGKAFGDISVTEHYEEMVEDPRIRKKKINARHFFQTVAELQFESGYPYIMYEDTVNRANPVKTSRINMSNLCSEILQVNSASELNADLSYGQVGNDISCNLGSLNIAMTMDSPDFSQTVETAIRGLTSVADKTSIDSVPSVRKGNDDSHAIGLGQMNLHGYLGREHIEYGSEEGLDFTNAYFAAIMYAALRASNKIARERGTTFTEFPESDYASGEFFDSYDPAEFQPRTEKVKALFDASSIYTPTAEDWAELKEDVAKHGLYNRNLQAVPPTGSISYINNSTSSIHPIASKIEIRKEGKIGRVYYPASHMDNDNLEYFKDSYEIGYEKIVDTYAEATKYVDQGLSLTLFFKDTATTRDVNKAQIYAWRKGIKTLYYIRVRQMALEGTEIEGCVSCML
- a CDS encoding FadR/GntR family transcriptional regulator; amino-acid sequence: MAETTPLLGPVVDQLGTDIVSGDMAEGTRFRLGDIEKRFGISRTVAREAMRTLEHLGMVSSGRRVGLKVLPRSSWAVYDPAVISWRLGHDRTRAEQVARLNELRLGIEPVAAQLAARNASPQQRRELLRLAERLSELETTPSPRVGEELETDLQFHTLILEASGNEMIAALAPALLAILKGKSVFGSRKRDPIRGTTQLHMDLAREIDAGEAEAAERTSRAILDRART